Proteins encoded by one window of Cellvibrio sp. KY-GH-1:
- the lpdA gene encoding dihydrolipoyl dehydrogenase, which translates to MANVKTQLVVLGSGPGGYSAAFRAADLGLEVTLVERYSSLGGVCLNVGCIPSKALLHVAEVISETKHADNLGLSIGSVTHDLDKVRAYKDSVVNKLVSGVGAMAKGRKVQVVEGYGSFTGPNQLQVEKNGEITLIDFDNAIIAAGSRSVKLPFIPEDPRIFDSTGALELRSVPGRLLVIGGGIIGLEMATVYEALGSEVTVVEFADQLVPAADKDLIAVYNKYNKGRFEVLLSTKVEAVTAKPEAIEVAFSGAQAPATPLPFDAVLVAVGRSPNGKLIGADKAGVNVDERGFIAVNEYLQTNVPHIYAIGDIIGQPMLAHKATHEGHAAAEGVAGHPHKFEPMAIPSIAYTSPEIAWVGLTEKEAQQKGINFKTAVFPWSASGRAIAADRSEGKTKLIYDATTDRLLGAGLVGVHAGELLGELTLALEFGASVEDIALTIHAHPTLHESVGLAAELGAGTITDLPNPKAIKK; encoded by the coding sequence ATGGCAAATGTTAAGACCCAACTCGTTGTACTCGGCAGCGGCCCCGGTGGCTATTCTGCTGCTTTTCGCGCTGCTGACCTCGGTCTGGAAGTTACCTTGGTAGAGCGCTACTCCAGCCTGGGCGGTGTCTGCCTGAATGTGGGCTGCATTCCCTCCAAGGCACTACTGCATGTAGCCGAAGTGATCAGTGAAACCAAACACGCGGACAATCTCGGCCTGAGCATTGGCTCGGTCACCCACGATCTGGACAAAGTTCGCGCCTACAAGGATTCCGTGGTCAACAAACTGGTTTCCGGTGTGGGCGCCATGGCCAAAGGCCGCAAGGTGCAAGTCGTGGAAGGCTATGGCAGTTTCACTGGCCCCAATCAGTTGCAGGTAGAGAAAAACGGTGAAATCACCCTGATTGACTTTGATAACGCCATTATCGCCGCCGGTTCCCGCAGTGTGAAACTGCCTTTTATCCCCGAAGATCCGCGTATTTTCGATTCAACCGGCGCCCTCGAATTGCGTTCCGTTCCCGGCCGTTTATTGGTGATTGGCGGCGGGATTATTGGCCTGGAGATGGCCACCGTTTACGAAGCCCTGGGCAGCGAAGTAACCGTGGTGGAATTTGCCGACCAGTTGGTACCTGCGGCAGATAAGGACCTGATCGCCGTCTACAACAAGTACAACAAAGGCCGCTTTGAAGTGCTGCTCTCCACCAAAGTGGAAGCGGTAACGGCTAAACCCGAGGCAATCGAAGTAGCCTTTAGCGGCGCCCAAGCACCCGCAACCCCGCTACCATTTGATGCCGTATTAGTTGCGGTGGGCCGCAGCCCGAATGGCAAATTGATCGGTGCGGACAAAGCCGGTGTAAATGTGGATGAGCGAGGCTTTATTGCGGTAAACGAATACCTGCAAACCAACGTGCCGCACATATACGCGATCGGCGATATTATCGGCCAGCCCATGCTCGCCCACAAAGCGACTCATGAAGGTCACGCCGCCGCCGAGGGTGTTGCTGGCCATCCACACAAGTTCGAACCCATGGCGATACCATCAATTGCCTACACCAGCCCGGAAATTGCCTGGGTTGGTCTGACCGAAAAAGAAGCCCAGCAAAAAGGCATCAACTTCAAGACTGCGGTATTCCCCTGGAGCGCCAGCGGCCGCGCTATTGCCGCGGACCGCAGCGAAGGTAAAACCAAACTCATCTACGATGCCACTACCGATCGCCTGCTGGGGGCTGGCTTGGTGGGTGTGCATGCCGGAGAACTGTTGGGCGAACTGACGCTCGCGCTAGAGTTTGGGGCCAGCGTGGAAGATATAGCCCTGACCATCCACGCCCACCCAACCCTGCATGAATCGGTTGGTCTCGCGGCGGAATTGGGTGCGGGCACCATTACCGATTTGCCCAACCCCAAGGCGATTAAAAAATAA
- a CDS encoding glycoside hydrolase family 9 protein has product MNIKTIFTVSALSLGLLAGCGGGGNGNSNKSSSTPTTSSQPAASSLAASSLQSSATSSAAFNGLVIEAEDYLRFYDTTPGNTTNEYRQDAVDIEKTNDQGGGYNIGYIDAGDWLEFSLEVTTPGTFSIESRVASAQSGGALLLEIDGKAAAEQIAVSATGDWQTWASINTAIGDLAVGNYALCIQMKSGPFNLNWLKLTSANGGAVALNNTPKGAESSCIHPVEPPKVAVPDRIKLNQLGFTPNAEKLAVVPAVDATRFTVVKAGTGEQVLSGDLSAGAIWEPALESVKLADLSSLSSAGDYELRVAGVAEAAKFSIATNAYDAVNAAALKAYYFNRASTELLEANAGIYKRAAGHPDTHVLIHASAADAKRPEGTVVSAAKGWYDAGDYNKYIVNSGITTYTLLAAFQRFPTFFTAQSLNIPESADAVPDILNEVMWNLEWMLAMQDPNDGGVYHKLTSKGFNGFEMPETDKSERYLVQKTTAATLDFAAVMAAASRIYRNYESQYPGKSAQMLAAAKSAWTWANANPAIYYSQPSDIQTGAYGDNNVSDEFFWAGSELYITTADNNYYTGLNTTENADVPGWGGVKSLGWISLAQNLNSLTSAADEALIKNRLDTLATGIASKKATSPYGVSLETGDFFWGSNSGALNQAMMLLEAYQLDTSKIAYRNAAQALFDYVLGRNATDYSFVTGFGVKSPLNIHHRPSGGDGIAAPIPGFIVGGPHPDHYNDCGSYPSPLPAKSFVDEQCSYSTNEIAINWNAPLVYVSAALQVLAP; this is encoded by the coding sequence ATGAACATAAAAACTATCTTCACCGTTTCCGCACTCAGTCTGGGCTTACTCGCCGGCTGTGGCGGTGGTGGCAACGGCAATAGCAACAAAAGCTCATCCACACCGACAACATCGAGCCAGCCCGCAGCAAGCAGTTTGGCGGCCAGTAGCCTGCAAAGTAGCGCCACCTCTTCAGCCGCTTTTAACGGGCTGGTGATTGAAGCCGAAGACTACTTGCGTTTTTACGACACCACGCCTGGCAATACCACCAACGAATACCGCCAGGATGCAGTGGATATTGAAAAAACCAATGACCAGGGTGGCGGTTACAACATCGGCTATATCGATGCGGGCGACTGGCTGGAGTTCAGTCTGGAAGTAACTACCCCGGGCACATTCTCGATCGAAAGTCGCGTAGCCAGCGCACAGAGCGGCGGCGCCTTGTTACTGGAGATAGATGGCAAAGCAGCAGCGGAACAGATCGCCGTTAGCGCGACCGGCGACTGGCAAACCTGGGCAAGCATTAACACCGCTATTGGCGACCTTGCCGTCGGAAACTATGCACTTTGCATCCAGATGAAAAGCGGCCCATTCAACCTCAACTGGTTGAAACTCACCTCCGCCAACGGCGGTGCAGTCGCCTTGAATAACACCCCCAAAGGGGCAGAAAGCAGTTGTATTCACCCTGTTGAACCACCCAAGGTAGCTGTTCCGGATCGTATCAAGCTCAACCAACTGGGCTTTACTCCCAATGCGGAAAAACTGGCAGTAGTGCCTGCCGTTGATGCCACCCGCTTTACGGTAGTTAAGGCGGGAACTGGTGAGCAAGTTCTGAGCGGCGACCTGAGCGCAGGTGCAATTTGGGAGCCTGCGCTGGAATCGGTAAAGCTGGCGGATTTATCCAGCCTGAGCAGCGCAGGCGACTATGAACTGCGAGTTGCCGGCGTGGCCGAGGCCGCAAAATTCAGTATTGCCACCAATGCCTACGACGCCGTGAATGCCGCCGCACTCAAAGCCTATTACTTCAATCGCGCCAGTACCGAGTTACTGGAAGCCAATGCCGGCATCTATAAACGTGCCGCCGGGCATCCGGATACACACGTACTTATCCACGCCTCGGCGGCCGACGCCAAACGTCCAGAAGGCACAGTCGTTAGCGCCGCCAAAGGCTGGTATGACGCCGGCGACTACAACAAATATATCGTCAACTCCGGCATAACTACCTACACGTTGCTTGCCGCCTTTCAGCGCTTTCCCACTTTTTTCACAGCTCAATCACTGAACATCCCTGAATCCGCTGATGCCGTCCCCGATATTCTCAACGAGGTCATGTGGAATCTGGAATGGATGCTGGCCATGCAGGATCCGAATGATGGTGGTGTCTACCACAAGCTGACCAGCAAGGGCTTTAATGGCTTTGAAATGCCGGAGACCGATAAATCCGAGCGCTATTTAGTACAGAAAACTACTGCGGCAACCCTCGATTTCGCCGCCGTGATGGCCGCTGCCAGCCGCATTTACCGCAACTATGAAAGCCAATACCCCGGCAAGTCCGCGCAGATGCTCGCCGCCGCAAAATCAGCATGGACATGGGCCAACGCCAACCCTGCCATTTACTACAGCCAACCAAGCGACATTCAAACTGGCGCCTATGGCGATAACAATGTCAGCGATGAGTTCTTCTGGGCCGGCTCAGAGCTTTATATCACCACCGCTGACAACAACTATTACACCGGTTTGAATACGACTGAAAATGCGGATGTCCCTGGTTGGGGCGGGGTAAAAAGCCTGGGCTGGATTTCACTGGCACAAAATCTGAACTCGCTCACCAGCGCGGCCGATGAAGCACTGATCAAAAATCGCCTCGATACGCTGGCAACGGGGATTGCTTCCAAAAAAGCCACCTCACCTTACGGTGTTTCGCTGGAAACCGGCGACTTCTTCTGGGGCAGCAACTCGGGCGCGCTCAATCAAGCGATGATGTTACTTGAGGCGTATCAATTGGATACCAGCAAAATCGCCTATCGCAACGCCGCCCAAGCCCTGTTCGACTACGTCCTCGGGCGCAACGCTACCGATTATTCGTTTGTGACCGGGTTTGGGGTTAAGTCGCCTCTTAATATTCATCACCGCCCTTCCGGTGGCGATGGCATAGCCGCGCCAATCCCCGGTTTTATTGTTGGCGGCCCGCACCCGGACCACTACAACGATTGCGGTAGTTATCCCTCTCCACTGCCGGCGAAATCCTTTGTGGATGAGCAGTGCAGCTATTCCACCAACGAGATTGCAATCAACTGGAATGCGCCTCTGGTGTACGTCTCAGCGGCGCTGCAAGTACTAGCACCCTAA
- the trkA gene encoding Trk system potassium transporter TrkA, translated as MKIIILGAGQVGGSLTEHLASESNDITVVDTDEARLRELRDRHDISVVTGEGSHPDVLAQAGAEDADMLVAVTSDDEINMIACTVAENLFHTPTKIARVRATSYLTHQKLFDSRAIPIDVLISPEQLVSEYIFRLLEQPGTLQVVDFAEGKVQLVAVKAYHGGPLVGQELRFLREHMPSVDTRVAAIYRRNRAIMPTGTTVIEADDEVFFIAARADIRAVMSELRRLEVAYKRITIAGGGNIGLRLAKMLEGKYNVRVIEYNKQRAIRLSEQLERAIVIQGSASDKDLLMEESIEDTDVFLALTNDDEANIMSSMLAKRLGARKVMTLINNPAYVDVVQGGDIDIAISPQTTTIGSLLTHVRRGDIVNVHSLRRGAAEAIEIIAHGDAKSSKVVGKALEDIDLPEGANIGAIVRQGPDGDEVVIAHDDVVVQSGDHVIIFLLQKKHIRDVEKLFQVGFSFF; from the coding sequence ATGAAAATCATTATCCTCGGCGCCGGACAAGTTGGCGGCAGCCTGACCGAACATCTGGCCAGCGAATCCAATGACATTACCGTAGTAGATACCGACGAAGCACGTCTGCGCGAACTCCGCGACCGCCACGACATCAGCGTTGTTACCGGCGAAGGCTCTCACCCGGATGTGCTTGCTCAGGCAGGTGCAGAGGATGCGGATATGTTGGTGGCGGTAACCAGCGACGATGAAATCAATATGATCGCCTGTACCGTCGCTGAAAACCTGTTTCACACCCCCACCAAAATCGCCCGGGTGCGCGCCACCTCCTATCTCACCCATCAAAAACTGTTTGATTCACGCGCCATACCCATTGACGTATTAATTAGCCCGGAGCAGTTGGTATCCGAATACATCTTCCGTTTGTTGGAGCAGCCAGGAACCCTGCAGGTGGTGGATTTTGCCGAGGGCAAAGTGCAACTAGTGGCAGTGAAGGCCTACCATGGTGGCCCGTTGGTTGGCCAGGAGTTGCGTTTTTTGCGCGAACACATGCCCTCAGTAGATACACGAGTTGCAGCGATTTACCGACGCAATCGCGCCATAATGCCGACAGGAACCACGGTGATTGAAGCCGATGACGAGGTATTCTTTATCGCTGCCCGGGCCGATATTCGCGCGGTGATGAGCGAGCTGCGCCGGCTGGAAGTGGCGTACAAACGCATCACCATCGCCGGCGGTGGCAACATCGGTTTGCGACTAGCCAAGATGCTGGAAGGTAAGTACAACGTGCGCGTGATTGAGTACAACAAGCAACGCGCCATTCGCCTGTCGGAACAACTCGAACGTGCGATTGTGATTCAGGGCAGCGCCTCGGACAAAGACCTGCTAATGGAAGAGAGCATTGAAGATACCGATGTATTCCTCGCCCTGACCAATGACGATGAAGCCAATATCATGTCATCCATGCTCGCCAAGCGCTTGGGGGCACGCAAGGTGATGACACTCATCAACAACCCCGCCTACGTAGATGTAGTGCAGGGCGGCGATATTGACATTGCTATATCCCCGCAAACCACCACTATCGGCAGCCTGCTCACCCATGTACGCCGCGGCGACATAGTAAACGTTCACTCACTGCGCCGGGGCGCAGCCGAAGCCATTGAAATCATCGCCCACGGCGACGCCAAATCCTCCAAGGTAGTGGGCAAGGCGCTGGAAGATATAGATCTGCCCGAAGGCGCCAATATCGGTGCCATAGTGCGCCAGGGGCCGGACGGCGATGAAGTGGTCATCGCACACGATGACGTGGTCGTGCAGTCGGGCGACCATGTGATTATTTTCTTACTGCAGAAAAAACATATCCGCGACGTGGAAAAATTATTCCAGGTAGGTTTCAGCTTCTTCTAG
- the rsmB gene encoding 16S rRNA (cytosine(967)-C(5))-methyltransferase RsmB, whose product MLTVRAAAAQVLAQILNAKGSLSSLLPSISPKIADNDRALLQELCFGTCRYYPQLQAYTECLLDKPLRAKDNDVQALLLLGLYQLLHTRIPDHAAIGETVEVARLINKPWATKLINGVLRSFQRDSTKINEFLAQNRAFTSNHPAWMEAMISKCWPEQFDSLIAANNQHPPFSLRLNTKKISRAAYLELLQEHGIEAEATRYSPYGITLNHACDPRKLPHFAEGWLSVQDEAAQLSADLLELSPNLRVLDACCAPGGKTGHLLELESNLAVTALDVEERRLQRVRDNLDRLDVSARIICGDGTRPQDWWDGELFDRILLDAPCSATGIIRRHPDIKVLRTPEELDKLGELQQQLLKSLWPLLKPGGVLLYATCSIMPKENTRVIEGFMARNRDASCDPLDVSWGLTQTCGRQLLPQLDGHDGFYYARLRKSI is encoded by the coding sequence ATGCTGACAGTCCGCGCCGCCGCCGCCCAGGTTCTCGCGCAAATCCTGAACGCGAAAGGCTCGCTTTCAAGCCTATTGCCGTCCATTTCGCCGAAGATAGCCGACAATGACCGGGCCCTGCTGCAAGAGCTCTGCTTTGGCACCTGCCGCTACTACCCGCAACTCCAGGCCTACACCGAGTGCCTGCTGGATAAACCGCTGCGCGCCAAAGACAATGATGTTCAGGCTCTGCTGCTGCTCGGGCTTTATCAATTGCTCCACACCCGCATTCCCGACCACGCCGCCATTGGCGAAACCGTGGAGGTCGCACGCCTTATCAACAAACCCTGGGCGACCAAACTGATCAATGGCGTACTGCGCAGTTTCCAGCGCGATAGCACCAAAATTAACGAATTTCTGGCTCAAAATCGCGCCTTTACGAGCAATCATCCCGCCTGGATGGAAGCCATGATCAGCAAGTGCTGGCCGGAGCAATTCGACAGCCTGATTGCCGCCAACAACCAACACCCGCCATTTAGCTTGCGCCTCAACACCAAGAAGATCAGCCGAGCTGCCTATCTCGAGTTGCTGCAGGAGCATGGCATTGAGGCCGAGGCGACTCGCTACAGCCCCTACGGCATTACCCTCAACCATGCCTGCGACCCACGCAAACTGCCCCACTTTGCCGAGGGCTGGCTGAGCGTGCAGGACGAAGCGGCGCAATTGAGCGCCGATTTACTTGAATTATCGCCAAACTTGCGGGTATTGGACGCCTGCTGCGCCCCCGGCGGCAAAACCGGTCACCTGCTGGAACTCGAGTCTAACCTAGCGGTAACGGCGCTGGATGTAGAAGAGCGCCGCCTGCAGCGCGTCAGGGACAACCTCGACCGGCTAGATGTAAGCGCCCGGATAATCTGCGGCGACGGCACACGCCCACAGGATTGGTGGGATGGCGAATTATTTGACCGCATACTGCTCGACGCCCCCTGTTCGGCCACCGGCATTATCCGTCGCCACCCTGACATCAAGGTGCTGCGCACTCCCGAGGAGTTGGACAAGCTGGGCGAGTTACAACAACAGCTATTGAAAAGTCTCTGGCCGCTGCTTAAACCCGGAGGTGTGTTGCTCTATGCCACCTGCTCAATCATGCCCAAAGAAAATACCCGCGTCATCGAAGGGTTCATGGCGCGCAATAGAGACGCCAGCTGCGACCCGCTCGACGTAAGCTGGGGCCTGACTCAGACCTGCGGCCGTCAATTGCTGCCCCAATTGGATGGTCACGACGGTTTTTATTACGCGCGCCTGCGCAAAAGCATTTGA
- the fmt gene encoding methionyl-tRNA formyltransferase, whose amino-acid sequence MSQGLRIIFAGTPEFAAEHLKTLLGSRHQVIAAYSQPDRPAGRGKKLTASPVKEVALAHQIPVYQPLNFKSPEAVAELASLNADLMVVVAYGLILPKVILDTPRLGCINVHASILPRWRGAAPIQRAIEAGDSETGVTIMQMDVGLDTGDMLIKAFCPILRDDTGGSLHDKLISIGSPALLEALDQIEAGATQPQKQDDTLSNYAPKLSKEEAALNWQLSAQALERKVRAFNPFPIAHTKPAGTGDDQRIRVWAAAAVDKTTGVTPGSITHIGTDGLWVACAQGQLVIQELQLPGKKAMSVNDVLRGHPDLFKAGDLLEQPAC is encoded by the coding sequence ATGAGCCAAGGTTTGCGCATTATTTTTGCTGGCACCCCGGAGTTTGCCGCCGAACATCTGAAAACCCTGTTGGGCAGCCGCCATCAGGTTATTGCCGCCTACTCCCAACCGGATCGCCCGGCCGGCCGTGGCAAGAAACTCACCGCCAGCCCGGTGAAAGAAGTCGCTCTGGCGCACCAGATACCCGTTTATCAACCCTTAAACTTTAAATCGCCCGAGGCAGTGGCCGAGCTTGCCAGCCTTAACGCCGATTTAATGGTGGTGGTCGCCTATGGACTGATTTTGCCCAAGGTAATACTCGATACCCCGCGCCTCGGCTGTATCAATGTTCACGCATCGATTTTGCCGCGCTGGCGCGGTGCGGCGCCGATTCAGCGCGCCATTGAAGCGGGTGACAGCGAAACCGGCGTAACCATCATGCAGATGGACGTAGGTCTGGATACCGGGGACATGCTGATTAAAGCATTTTGCCCGATTTTGCGCGATGATACCGGTGGAAGCCTGCATGATAAGCTGATTAGTATTGGCAGCCCGGCGCTGCTGGAGGCCCTTGATCAAATCGAGGCGGGCGCCACCCAACCGCAAAAGCAGGACGACACCTTAAGCAACTACGCCCCCAAGCTCAGCAAAGAAGAAGCGGCACTCAACTGGCAGCTATCGGCTCAGGCGCTTGAGCGCAAAGTGCGCGCATTTAACCCCTTTCCCATTGCACACACCAAACCGGCGGGCACAGGCGATGACCAGCGTATTAGAGTCTGGGCGGCTGCAGCCGTCGATAAAACCACCGGCGTCACGCCCGGCTCCATCACCCACATTGGTACCGATGGACTTTGGGTGGCCTGCGCCCAAGGGCAGTTGGTGATCCAGGAACTGCAACTGCCCGGCAAGAAAGCGATGAGCGTCAATGACGTATTGCGCGGACATCCGGATTTATTTAAAGCCGGCGACCTGCTGGAGCAACCGGCATGCTGA
- the def gene encoding peptide deformylase: MALLPILEFPDPRLRTVAKPVTLVDDSIRKLVDDMFETMYDAPGIGLAASQVNVHKRVVVIDVSEDKSQPLVFINPEIEVLDPETSEYDEGCLSVPGFYETVVRPGHIRVKALDRQGNAFEIEPQGLLAVCIQHELDHLNGKLFVDHISPFKRSRIRAKLEKKHKADAR, from the coding sequence ATGGCCTTGTTACCTATCCTTGAATTTCCCGACCCACGCCTGCGCACTGTCGCCAAACCCGTCACACTTGTGGACGATAGCATCCGCAAACTGGTGGACGACATGTTTGAGACCATGTACGACGCCCCGGGTATCGGCTTAGCCGCCTCCCAAGTCAATGTGCATAAGCGCGTAGTAGTTATAGACGTGAGTGAAGATAAATCCCAGCCGCTGGTGTTTATCAACCCTGAAATTGAGGTGCTGGACCCGGAAACCAGCGAATATGACGAGGGCTGCCTGTCAGTTCCCGGCTTTTACGAAACCGTGGTGCGCCCCGGCCATATCCGCGTCAAAGCACTGGATCGCCAAGGCAACGCTTTTGAAATTGAACCCCAGGGCCTACTGGCAGTATGCATCCAGCACGAACTGGATCACCTGAACGGCAAGCTGTTTGTCGATCATATATCTCCGTTCAAGCGCTCGCGTATTCGCGCCAAGCTGGAGAAAAAACACAAGGCAGACGCGCGTTAA
- a CDS encoding LysM peptidoglycan-binding domain-containing protein, with product MKKILLAFVAASLLSLFTWADDSVLKQGHPDEYTVKKGDTLWDISATFLNSPWLWPEIWHVNPQIENPHLIFPGDLIKLIYLDGQPRLTVERTLKMVPGAAGAGINGATKLSPSIRVQKTDEAITAIPLDKIDAFLSRSRIVEAGVLEAAPYMLAGQQQHVIVGAGDQAYARGSFDSSISNYGIYRKGQVFKDPITRELLGVYAQGIGTVAVDNVDGEVASVDVIRTYEEVRPGDQLLPSEDRAVESMFYPSAPDDDINAQIIAVEGGVTQVGKFNVVIINRGEREGLQIGNVLAIYKTGEVVRDRVKGGRVALPDERAGLLIVFRTFEKLSFGLVLEADRALAVNDKVKNP from the coding sequence ATGAAAAAAATACTTTTGGCGTTCGTCGCTGCTTCACTTTTAAGCCTGTTTACCTGGGCTGATGACTCAGTGCTTAAACAGGGGCATCCGGACGAATATACCGTCAAAAAGGGCGATACCCTTTGGGATATATCGGCCACCTTTTTGAACAGCCCATGGCTTTGGCCTGAGATTTGGCATGTTAATCCCCAAATCGAAAACCCACACCTGATATTTCCAGGTGATCTGATCAAGCTTATTTACCTTGATGGTCAGCCGCGTCTTACTGTGGAGCGCACACTAAAAATGGTTCCCGGTGCTGCAGGTGCGGGTATCAATGGTGCCACCAAATTAAGTCCTAGCATTCGGGTGCAAAAAACTGATGAGGCGATCACGGCGATCCCGCTGGACAAGATAGATGCGTTTTTGTCGCGCAGCCGTATTGTCGAGGCAGGAGTACTTGAAGCTGCACCTTACATGCTGGCAGGTCAGCAACAGCATGTGATTGTGGGTGCGGGTGATCAGGCGTATGCGCGTGGCAGTTTTGACTCCAGCATTTCCAATTACGGAATCTACCGTAAAGGCCAGGTGTTCAAAGATCCCATTACTCGTGAATTGCTAGGGGTTTACGCGCAAGGCATTGGTACTGTTGCTGTTGATAACGTTGACGGTGAAGTGGCAAGTGTTGATGTAATTCGTACTTATGAAGAAGTTCGTCCCGGAGATCAGTTGTTACCGAGCGAGGACCGCGCGGTTGAATCTATGTTTTATCCGAGTGCCCCGGATGATGATATCAATGCCCAAATTATTGCCGTTGAAGGTGGTGTCACTCAAGTGGGTAAGTTCAATGTGGTGATTATAAACCGGGGTGAGCGAGAAGGTCTTCAGATTGGCAACGTGCTCGCTATTTATAAAACCGGTGAAGTGGTGCGTGATCGGGTCAAGGGCGGGAGGGTTGCTCTTCCTGATGAGCGCGCGGGGCTCTTGATCGTTTTCCGCACCTTTGAAAAGCTAAGCTTTGGTTTAGTGTTGGAAGCGGATCGTGCCTTGGCAGTAAACGACAAGGTAAAAAATCCTTAA